A genomic window from Salvia miltiorrhiza cultivar Shanhuang (shh) chromosome 5, IMPLAD_Smil_shh, whole genome shotgun sequence includes:
- the LOC131026101 gene encoding transcription factor PIF1-like — translation MSNEEQRSCHDPNTPTSPIFCTGESNYNKFEVEGPSFPSHSEDTTSSSLEENKETPRGELEEDEVKEDSDSSDDKSKQQKRIRSTKLHNHNERLRRQRLKEKMKALQELIPNCSKRDKSSTFDDAIKYIKTLQNQVQEMARGGGYSTFNSPQTMISSPAPFLQTCPPMTGILHENRMRMGMETTATLDFPTSHVKVPNPYFLPSPAGLGLPAPDGFSATQSPLDFTLCPTSLDSHGSRSVTSPSSQGTTSEVRFSHSKLFMSNYSFFTTILYLEIPAIECDEEGVDCEGAAE, via the exons ATGAGCAATGAAGAGCAAAGATCATGTCATGATCCAAATACACCAACTTCCCCAATATTTTGTACAGGAGAATCCAATTATAACAAGTTTGAAGTTGAAGGCCCCTCATTTCCATCACATAGTGAAGATACTACTTCTAGTAGTTTAGAGGAGAATAAGGAAACGCCACGTGGCGAG TTGGAGGAAGATGAAGTGAAGGAAGATTCTGATTCGAGTGATGATAAAAGCAAACAGCAGAAGAGAATTCGGTCTACTAAGTTACATAACCACAATGAAAGG TTGAGGAGGCAGAGACTGAAGGAAAAAATGAAGGCTCTTCAAGAACTCATCCCCAATTGTAGTAAG AGAGACAAATCATCCACATTCGATGATGCTATAAAATACATCAAGACACTGCAAAATCAAGTTcag GAGATGGCAAGGGGAGGAGGTTACTCAACATTCAATTCTCCACAGACCATGATTTCAAGCCCTGCACCATTCCTACAAACCTGCCCTCCCATGACTGGAATATTACACGAGAATAGAATGAGAATGGGAATGGAAACAACGGCCACGTTGGATTTCCCGACGAGCCACGTCAAAGTTCCCAATCCATATTTCTTGCCGTCGCCAGCTGGCTTGGGATTGCCTGCACCGGATGGATTCTCAGCAACTCAAAGTCCATTGGACTTCACTTTGTGCCCCACCAGCTTAGACTCTCACGGATCAAGATCCGTGACGAGCCCTTCCTCACAAGGGACCACGAGTGAGGTCCGTTTTTCCCACTCCAAACTCTTCATGAGCAACTATTCCTTTTTTACTACTATTCTTTATTTGGAAATTCCAGCAATCGAGTGCGACGAAGAGGGAGTCGACTGCGAGGGTGCTGCCGAGTAA
- the LOC131024998 gene encoding cytochrome b-c1 complex subunit 7, giving the protein MASTLSKWLVDPKRNPLAALHMKTLKTRLSRYGLRYDDLHDPMYDLDVKQALDRLPKQVVDARNQRLKRAMDLSMKHQYLPEDLQAMQTPFRSYLQEMLALVQRETAEREALGALPLYQRTLP; this is encoded by the exons atgGCGTCGACCTTGTCCAAATGGCTCGTAGATCCAAAGCGCAACCCCCTGGCTGCACTGCACATGAAAACCCTGAAGACTCGCCTTAGCAGATACG GGCTACGGTATGATGATTTGCACGATCCGATGTACGACCTGGATGTGAAGCAGGCGCTGGATCGTCTCCCGAAGCAGGTTGTGGACGCCAGGAATCAACGCCTCAAGCGCGCCATGGATCTCTCCATGAAGCACCAGTATCTCCCGGAAGATCTTCAG GCTATGCAAACTCCATTTAGGTCCTATCTACAGGAGATGCTGGCTCTT GTTCAGAGAGAGACAGCTGAGCGTGAAGCACTCGGTGCCTTACCTCTCTATCAGCGCACACTTCCCTGA